One Lutra lutra chromosome 7, mLutLut1.2, whole genome shotgun sequence DNA window includes the following coding sequences:
- the MTFMT gene encoding methionyl-tRNA formyltransferase, mitochondrial isoform X1, translating to MRVLVRRCWGPRPVCGCPGGRPSPQWRALAGLGGSHGGEDGRGVRVREKPPWRVLFFGTDQFAREALRALHAARENKEEELIEKLEVVTVPSPSPKGLPVKQYAVQSQLPVYEWPDVGSGEYDVGVVASFGRLLSEALILKFPYGILNVHPSCLPRWRGPAPIIHTVLHGDTVTGVTIMQIKPKRFDVGPILKQETVPVPPKSTAKELEAVLSRLGANMLISVLKNLPESLSNGRQQPTEGVTYAPKISAGTRCIKWEEQTSEQIFRLYRAIGTIIPLQTLWMDNTVKLLDLVEVNSSVLTDPKLRGQPVTPGSLVYHKQSQILLVCCKDGWIGVRSVMLKKTLTATDFYNGYLHPCYQKDSQPQPRQCRFQTLRLPIKKKQGKKIVAMQQCIK from the exons ATGAGGGTGCTAGTCCGGCGCTGTTGGGGGCCCCGGCCTGTGTGTGGCTGTCCCGGCGGTAGGCCGAGCCCCCAGTGGCGAGCGCTGGCTGGGCTTGGAGGGTCCCATGGCGGGGAGGATGGCCGGGGCGTCCGAGTCCGCGAGAAGCCGCCCTGGCGGGTGCTCTTCTTCGGCACGGACCAGTTCGCCCGAGAGGCGCTGCGGGCGCTGCACGCCGCCAG ggaaaacaaagaggaagagtTAATCGAAAAATTGGAGGTGGTCACAgtgccctccccatccccaaaaGGACTACCAGTGAAGCAATATGCTGTCCAGTCTCAGCTTCCAGTGTATGAGTGGCCAGATGTGGGATCTGGAGAGTACGACGTTGGAGTGGTAGCTTCATTTGGCCGACTTTTGAGTGAGGCTCTTATTCTTAAATTTCCCta TGGCATATTGAATGTCCATCCCAGTTGCCTCCCGAGGTGGCGTGGTCCAGCCCCTATAATCCACACCGTGCTTCACGGAGACACAGTTACTGGAGTGACGATTATGCAAATTAAACCTAAAAG GTTTGATGTCGGCCCAATTCTCAAACAGGAAACGGTTCCTGTGCCACCTAAGAGCACTGCCAAGGAACTGGAGGCAGTGCTGTCAAGACTGGGGGCCAACATG cttatttcagttttgaaaaatttgCCTGAGAGTTTGAGCAATGGAAGGCAGCAGCCAACTGAGGGAGTGACATATG CCCCTAAGATTTCTGCTGGTACCAGATGTATAAAATGGGAGGAACAAACTTCAGAGCAGATATTCAGACTTTATCGTGCCATTGGAACTATA ATTCCGTTGCAGACTCTCTGGATGGATAATACCGTTAAACTTCTGGATTTGGTAGAAGTTAATAGTTCAGTCCTCACTG ATCCAAAATTAAGAGGACAACCTGTTACTCCAGGATCATTAGTATACCACAAGCAGTCACAAATACTGCTGGTTTGTTGCAAG GATGGCTGGATTGGTGTTCGATCAGTGATGCTCAAGAAAACACTAACAGCTACTGATTTCTACAATGGGTATCTGCACCCCTGTTACCAGAAAGATTCCCAACCTCAGCCAAGGCAATGCAGATTTCAGACTCTCAGACTTCCAATAAAGaagaagcaggggaaaaaaattgttgCTATGCAACAGTGCATTAAGTAG
- the LOC125105513 gene encoding S-phase kinase-associated protein 1-like, whose product MPSIKLQSSDGEIFEVDVEIAKQSMTIKTMLEDLGMDDEGDDDPVPLPNVNAAILKKVIQWCTHHKDDPPPPEDDENKAKRTDDIPVWDQEFLKVDQGTLFELILAANYLDIKGLLDVTCKIVANMIKGKTPEEIRKTFNIKNDFTEEEEAQVRKENQWCEEK is encoded by the coding sequence ATGCCTTCAATTAAGTTGCAGAGTTCCGATGGAGAGATATTTGAAGTTGATGTTGAAATCGCCAAACAGTCTATGACTATCAAGACCATGTTGGAAGATTTGGGAATGGACGATGAAGGAGATGATGATCCAGTTCCTCTACCAAATGTTAATGCAGCAATATTAAAAAAGGTCATTCAGTGGTGCACCCACCACAAGGATGACCCCCCTCCTCCTGAGGATGATGAGAACAAAGCAAAGCGGACAGATGATATCCCTGTTTGGGACCAAGAATTCCTGAAAGTTGACCAAGGAACACTGTTTGAACTTATTCTGGCTGCGAACTACTTAGACATCAAAGGTTTGCTTGATGTAACATGCAAGATTGTTGCCAATATGATCAAGGGGAAAACTCCTGAGGAGATCCGCAAGACCTTCAATATCAAAAATGACTTTACTGAAGAAGAGGAAGCCCAGGTACGCAAAGAGAACCAGTGGTGTGAAGAGAAGTGA
- the MTFMT gene encoding methionyl-tRNA formyltransferase, mitochondrial isoform X2, translating to MRVLVRRCWGPRPVCGCPGGRPSPQWRALAGLGGSHGGEDGRGVRVREKPPWRVLFFGTDQFAREALRALHAASGILNVHPSCLPRWRGPAPIIHTVLHGDTVTGVTIMQIKPKRFDVGPILKQETVPVPPKSTAKELEAVLSRLGANMLISVLKNLPESLSNGRQQPTEGVTYAPKISAGTRCIKWEEQTSEQIFRLYRAIGTIIPLQTLWMDNTVKLLDLVEVNSSVLTDPKLRGQPVTPGSLVYHKQSQILLVCCKDGWIGVRSVMLKKTLTATDFYNGYLHPCYQKDSQPQPRQCRFQTLRLPIKKKQGKKIVAMQQCIK from the exons ATGAGGGTGCTAGTCCGGCGCTGTTGGGGGCCCCGGCCTGTGTGTGGCTGTCCCGGCGGTAGGCCGAGCCCCCAGTGGCGAGCGCTGGCTGGGCTTGGAGGGTCCCATGGCGGGGAGGATGGCCGGGGCGTCCGAGTCCGCGAGAAGCCGCCCTGGCGGGTGCTCTTCTTCGGCACGGACCAGTTCGCCCGAGAGGCGCTGCGGGCGCTGCACGCCGCCAG TGGCATATTGAATGTCCATCCCAGTTGCCTCCCGAGGTGGCGTGGTCCAGCCCCTATAATCCACACCGTGCTTCACGGAGACACAGTTACTGGAGTGACGATTATGCAAATTAAACCTAAAAG GTTTGATGTCGGCCCAATTCTCAAACAGGAAACGGTTCCTGTGCCACCTAAGAGCACTGCCAAGGAACTGGAGGCAGTGCTGTCAAGACTGGGGGCCAACATG cttatttcagttttgaaaaatttgCCTGAGAGTTTGAGCAATGGAAGGCAGCAGCCAACTGAGGGAGTGACATATG CCCCTAAGATTTCTGCTGGTACCAGATGTATAAAATGGGAGGAACAAACTTCAGAGCAGATATTCAGACTTTATCGTGCCATTGGAACTATA ATTCCGTTGCAGACTCTCTGGATGGATAATACCGTTAAACTTCTGGATTTGGTAGAAGTTAATAGTTCAGTCCTCACTG ATCCAAAATTAAGAGGACAACCTGTTACTCCAGGATCATTAGTATACCACAAGCAGTCACAAATACTGCTGGTTTGTTGCAAG GATGGCTGGATTGGTGTTCGATCAGTGATGCTCAAGAAAACACTAACAGCTACTGATTTCTACAATGGGTATCTGCACCCCTGTTACCAGAAAGATTCCCAACCTCAGCCAAGGCAATGCAGATTTCAGACTCTCAGACTTCCAATAAAGaagaagcaggggaaaaaaattgttgCTATGCAACAGTGCATTAAGTAG